In one window of Macadamia integrifolia cultivar HAES 741 chromosome 2, SCU_Mint_v3, whole genome shotgun sequence DNA:
- the LOC122065279 gene encoding oligouridylate-binding protein 1-like, producing the protein MPPLQDPATPIIVVLGSGTVVADNVYFAANVCQLALSLDASDVAMWAISQYYGHRFVWVYFLPPVLFTFYILQIEPIPSGNLPPGFDSSACRSVYVGNIHTQVTEPLLQEVFSSTGPLEGCKLIRKDKSSYGFVDYFDRRSAALAILTLNGRHLFGQPIKVNWAYASGQREDTSGHFNIFVGDLSPEVTDATLFACFSVYPSCSDARVMWDQKTGRSRGFGFVSFRNQQDAQSAINDLTGKWLGSRQIRCNWAAKGAGAIEDKQNTDAKSVVELTNGTSEDGQETTNDDGPESNPQYTTVYVGNLAPEVTQLDLHRHFHSLGAGVIEEVRVQRDKGFGFVRYSTHAEASLAIQMGNARILCGKPIKCSWGSKPTPPGTVSTPLPPPFPPGISAAELLAYERQLAMSKMGGAQALMHPQGQHALKHAAMGMGAAGASQAIYDGGFQNAGAAQQQLMYY; encoded by the exons ATGCCACCCCTCCAGGACCCTGCAACCCCCATTATTGTTGTTCTTGGTAGTGGTACTGTTGTTGCAGACAATGTTTACTTTGCAGCCAATGTCTGCCAGTTAGCACTTAGTCTGGATGCAAGTGATGTGGCCATGTGGGCCATATCACAAT ATTATGGGCATAGGTTTGTTTGGGTTTATTTTCTTCCCCCAgttttatttacattttatattttgCAGATAGAGCCGATTCCGAGTGGAAATCTGCCTCCTGGGTTTGATTCGAGTGCATGCCGCAGTGT TTATGTGGGCAACATTCATACACAAGTTACTGAACCACTTCTTCAAGAGGTGTTCTCAAGTACTGGTCCCCTTGAAGGGTGCAAGCTTATTAGGAAAGATAAG TCATCTTATGGGTTTGTAGACTACTTCGACCGGAGATCAGCTGCACTTGCTATATTAACTCTTAATGGGAGGCATCT GTTTGGACAACCTATAAAAGTTAATTGGGCATATGCTAGTGGTCAAAGGGAAGATACTTCAG GTCATTTTAACATATTTGTTGGTGATCTGAGCCCTGAAGTTACAGATGCAACCTTGTTTGCCTGCTTCTCTGTTTATCCCAGTTGTTC TGACGCAAGGGTTATGTGGGATCAGAAGACTGGTCGCTCAAGGGGGTTTGGATTTGTTTCTTTTCGGAACCAACAG GATGCCCAAAGTGCAATAAATGATTTAACAG GAAAGTGGCTTGGAAGTAGACAAATACGATGTAACTGGGCGGCGAAGGGTGCTGGTGCCATTGAGGACAAGCAAAATACAGATGCAAAAAGTGTGGTTGAACTAACGAATGGAACATCAG AAGATGGACAGGAGACTACAAATGATGATGGGCCTGAGAGTAACCCTCAATATACAACTGTTTATGTGGGAAACCTTGCTCCTGAG GTTACCCAGCTTGATCTCCACCGCCACTTCCATTCCCTTGGTGCTGGGGTAATTGAGGAAGTCCGTGTGCAGCGTGATAAGGGCTTTGGGTTTGTTAGATACAGCACCCATGCAGAAGCTTCCTTGGCCATTCAGATGGGCAATGCTCGAATTCTGTGTGGCAAGCCAATTAAG TGCTCTTGGGGTAGTAAACCTACTCCACCAGGGACAGTGTCCACACCTCTTCCCCCGCCTTTCCCCCCAGGTATTTCGGCTGCAGAACTTCTGGCCTATGAGCGTCAGCTGGCTATGAGCAAGATGGGTGGTGCCCAGGCATTAATGCATCCACAGGGGCAACATGCCCTCAAACATGCAGCCATGGGTATGGGTGCTGCTGGAGCAAGCCAGGCAATCTATGATGGAGGGTTTCAGAATGCTGGTGCTGCCCAGCAGCAGCTCATGTACTACTGA